CGCTTCGGTGACGTCACAGCCGTCTCGGACCTCGACCTCACGGTCCCCGAGGGCGAGGTGTTCGGCTTCCTCGGCCCGAACGGCGCGGGGAAGTCGACGACGATCAACATGTTGCTCGATTTCGTCCGCCCGACGGATGGCGAGGTACGGGTGCTCGGACTGGACGCGGGGCGCGAGAGCGTCGCGGTGCGCCGCCGAACCGGCGTCCTCCCCGAAGGCTACGACGTGTACCACCGCCTCACGGGGCGGAAACACGTCGAGTTCGCGATGCGCTCGAAAGAGGTCGACGGTGACCCCGACGCCGTGTTGGAACGGGTCGGTATCGCCGACGCCGCCGACCGCAAGGCTGGCGGTTACTCCAAGGGGATGCGCCAGCGCCTCGTCCTCGGCATGGCGCTGGTTGGCGAGCCCGACCTGTTGATCCTCGACGAACCCTCCTCCGGCCTCGACCCGGGCGGCGCCCGCGAGATGCGCGACATCGTGCGCAAGGAGGCTGACCGTGGCGCGACCATCTTCTTCTCCAGTCACGTCCTGGGGCAGGTCGAGGCGGTGTGTGACCGCGTCGGCATCATGCGCGAGGGGGAACTCGTCGCGGAGGACAGCATCGACGGGCTCAGGGAGGCCGTCGAGGGCGGCGAGACGCTCGTCATCACCGTCGACGCCGCGAGCGAGGACGACCTAGACGCCGTGCGGGCGCTCGACGGCGTGAGCAACGCCGTCACCGACGGCGGGACGGTGACCGTCACCTGCGACGCCGACGCGAAGACGGCCGTCATCGGCGCGCTGGAGGATGTGGGAGTGACGGTCAAGGACTTCCAGACCGAAGAGACGTCGCTCGAGGACCTGTTTCTCGCCTACACAGAAGGGAAGGAGGTGTCGGTATGACGTGGACGGCGGTGGCGCGCAAGGACTTCGAGGACGCCATCCGGTCGCGGTGGGTGGCCGGCCTCTCCGCGCTGTTCGTCCTCCTCGTCTCGGCGGCGGCGTATCTGGTCCGACCGGCGCCGGGGCAGACGATCAGTTCGAATCAGGTCCTCAACTCGCTGGTGGTTCGTGACGCCCTCGTGACGACGCTCGTCCCCCTGATCGCGTTGATCGTGGCGTACAACGCCGTCGTCGGTGAACGGGAGTCCGGGTCGCTGAAGCTCCTGCTCTCGCTCCCACACTCGCGGGCCGACGTGGTGTTCGGGAAGGTGCTCGGGCGGTCGGGCGCCATCGCCGCCCCCATCGGCGTGGGCTTTCTCCTGCCCGCCGTAATCCTGCTCGTCGTCCCCGCGGTGAACTTCGACGTGCTCTCCTACGTCGGCTACACGCTGTTGACGGCGATTCTGGGCGTCGTCTTCGTCAGCATCGCCGTCGGATTCTCGACGGCCGCGTCGTCGAGTCGGCGGGCGATAGCCGGCGCCGTCGGCACCTACTTCCTCTTTGTCCCGCTGTGGGGGGCGGTCCGGTTCCCGCTCCAGCTGTATCTGGGGATGGGAGGCGGCCCGTCGTGGCTCCCACTGACGGGCCAGCAGGTGCTGCGGATGCTCCGCCTGATCAACCCGACCGGCTCGTTCAAAATCGTCTCGAACGCCTTCCTGCAGGGCGCGCTCTACACGGAGGGGAGCGTGAACATGCAGGTGTCGGCCACCCTGATGTTGCTGGTGTGGATCCTCGTGCCGCCCCTGCTGGGCCTGCTGTGGTTCCAGGAAGCGGACCTATAGGTCGGCCACGTCCTCGATGGCGTCGGTGAGCGCCTCGATGCTCTCGCGGTCGTGTTCGCCCATGTGGCCGATGCGGAACGTCTTCTCGCCGAGGGTGGAGCCGTAGCCGTTCGAAAACACCATGTCGTATTTCTCGGACACCGCGTCGATGGTCGCGGCCACGTCGATGCCTTGCGTGTTCTCGATACAGCTCACCGTCTGCGATTCGTACCCCGCCTCGGGGAAGGTGTCGAAGTGCTCGCGCGCCCACTCGCGGGTGTATTCGGCCATCTCGCGGTGGCGCTCGTCGCGGGCCGCGTGTCCCTCCTCCAGCATCCGCTTCATCTGTGTCCGGTAGGCGAGCATGATGGGGATGGCGGGCGTGGAGTGGGTCTGCCCCTTGCGGTCGTAGTAGTCGAGACAGCGCTGGAAGCCGCCGTACCACGACGCCGAGTCCGTGTCGAGTTCGCGGTCGTAGGCGTCCTCGCTGACGACGCAGACGGCGAGGCCGGGGGGCATGGCGAAGGCCTTCTGGGTCGACGCGAAGATGACGTCGATGTCGTGGGCGTCGATGTCGACGTAGTCGCCGCCCAGCGCCGACACCGCGTCGACGACGAAGTAGGTGTCCGGATACTCCGCGACCACGTCGCCGATTTCCTCGATGGGGTTGCGGACGCCGGTCGAACTCTCGTTCATGACGCAGGTGACCACGTCGTAGTCGGCGCCGGGTTCTTCGAGCGCCGCCCGCACGTCCTCGGGTTTGACCGCCTCGCCCCACTCGTACTCCAGTCGGTCGACGGTCTTGCCGAGGCGCTCCGCGACGTTGGCGTGGCGCTCGCTGAAACTCCCGCAGGTCGGCACGAGCATCCGGTCGTCGACGAGGTTGAGCGTCGACGCCTCCCAGAACTCCGTCCCGGAGGCGGTCAGAACGATCACGTCGTTGTCGGTGCCGAGGAAGTCCTTCGTGTCCTCGACGATGGTCGTATACAGGTCGGTCATCCGGTCCATCCGGTGGCCGAACATCGGCTGGGCCATCGCCTCGATCACGTCCTCGCGCACCTCGGTCGGACCGGGGATGTAGAGCGTCTTGTCGGGGTAGTCGTCCGTGTATTCGCGTTTCCTCGTCATAGGGGCTGGGTACCGGCTAGCGGGGCGCGAGGCGGCATGGACCTTTTGATGCCGTCCCGACAGCGACTCAGAACGCCTTCTTCGCCTTCAGAAACGCCTGAAACTCGTCGGTGAAGGCCTTCTTCGCCTTCAGGAACAGTTCGACCACCGGCGTCGTGAATCCCGGCGGGCCGGCGTCGACGTCGGGCCGGTCACCACCGGGGTCGAGACATGCCGTCCCGCAGTCCGTCTGTGCCGTCCCGGGGCCGACGGCCCCGGCGAGGACGAGCGCGGTCACGAGCAGCGCCGCTGGCACCGCACGGCTGGTGAGTGAGACCATACGCTGCGTACGGTGGAGATAACCATAATATTTCGTATGATTTCACGAGGGATCGGCAGCCTGATCGCGACTCCCTAGAAGGCGCGAACTGTCAGGACGGGCGTAGCGACGTGGCCCGTCACGCCGATTCCGTAACTACTGGTTATAAGTTCTTAGAGGATTATGCACTCTAAACATGACCGACGGCTTTCACACCCGTAGCCTCCACGCCGGGCAGGAGCCGGACCCGGCGACGGGTGCGCGCGCGCCACCCATCTACCAGACCACCTCGTACGTCTTCGACGACGCCGACGACGCCGCCGAGCGGTTCCGCCTCGACGTGGAAGACGACATCTACTCGCGGTTCTCGAACCCGACGACCCGTATCCTCGAACGTCGACTGGCATCGCTGTCGGCGGGCACCGACGCCGTGGCTACGGCGTCGGGGATGGCCGCCCTCGACGCGGGCACGAGCATCCTCGCCGAAGCCGGCGACAACGTCGTCGCCTCGGCGGACATGTACGGCGGGACGAGCACCTACTTCACGAAGATGGCGTCGCGCCGCGGCGTCGACGTCCGAACCGTCGACACCCTCGAGTACGACGCCTACGCCGACGCCGTCGACGACGACACCGCGTTCGTCCACGTCGAGACGCTCGCCAACCCGTCGCTGGTGACCCCCGACTTCGAGCGGCTGGCCGGGGTGGCCCACGACGCCGGGGCGCCGCTCGTCGTCGACAACACGTTCGCCACCCCCTACCTCTGTCGCCCCCTCGAACACGGCGCGGACGCGGTGTGGGAGTCGACGACCAAGTGGATCCACGGCTCGGGGACCACGCTCGGCGGAATCCTCGTCGACGGCGGCACCTTCCCGTGGGACCACCCCGACGCCGACTACCCCGAACTCGCGGGCGAGAACCCCGCCTACGGCTTCGACTTCACCGAGCGCTTCGGCGAGCGAGCGTTCGCCGCCGCCGTCCGCTACCGCTCGCTCCGGAGCCTCGGGAGCGCCCAGTCGCCGTTCGACGCGTGGGTCACCCTGCAGGGGCTGGAGACCCTGCCGCTCCGGATGGAGCGCCACTGCGAGAACGCGACGGCCGTCGCGGAGTTCCTCGACGACCATCCGGCGGTCGGGTGGGTGACCTATCCCGGCCTAGAGAGTCACGAGACCCACGGAAACGCCGAGACGTATCTCGACGGCTACGGCGGCATGGTCACGTTCGGCCTCGCGGACGGCTACGAGGCGGCCAAGGACCTGTGTGAGACGGTCGAACTCGCCTCCTTCCTCGCCAACATCGGCGACGCGAAGACGCTGGTGATCCACCCCGCCTCGACCACCCACTCCCAGTTGAGCGAGGCCGAACAGCGCGCCGCGGGCGTCACGCCCGACATGGTGCGGCTCTCGGTGGGGCTGGAGGACGTCGAGGATATCGTCGCGGACCTGGAACGGGGGCTGCCATGACCTCCGTCGAGAGCGGCACCCGGAGCCTGGGCGAGTTCACCTTCGAGTGCGGGGAGTCCATCGACGACCTGGAGGTGGCCTACGAGGCCTACGGCGACTTCGAACCGCAGGGCGAGGGGAGCAACGCCGTCCTCGTCTGTCACGCGCTCACCGGGAGTCAGAACGTCGCCAGTGAGGGCGTCCCCGGCACCTCCGGGCAGGCCCGCGCGTGGTGGAACGACATCGTCGGTCCGGGGAAGGCCATCGACACCACGCAGTACTACGTCGTCTGTGCCAACGTCCCCGGCTCCTGTTACGGGTCGTCGGGTCCGCCGGCGGAGAACCCGGAGACGGGCGAGCCGTGGGGCACCGACTTTCCGCCCGTCACCATCGGCGACTGGACCCGTGCCCAGCGCCGCCTGCTCGACGAACTCGGCGTCGGGCGCCTGCACGCCGTCGTCGGCGGGAGCGCCGGCGGCATGAACGTCCTCGACTGGGCGGTGCAGTATCCGGACGACGTGGCCCGCATCGTCCCCGTCG
This window of the Haloplanus rubicundus genome carries:
- a CDS encoding O-acetylhomoserine aminocarboxypropyltransferase/cysteine synthase family protein, which encodes MTDGFHTRSLHAGQEPDPATGARAPPIYQTTSYVFDDADDAAERFRLDVEDDIYSRFSNPTTRILERRLASLSAGTDAVATASGMAALDAGTSILAEAGDNVVASADMYGGTSTYFTKMASRRGVDVRTVDTLEYDAYADAVDDDTAFVHVETLANPSLVTPDFERLAGVAHDAGAPLVVDNTFATPYLCRPLEHGADAVWESTTKWIHGSGTTLGGILVDGGTFPWDHPDADYPELAGENPAYGFDFTERFGERAFAAAVRYRSLRSLGSAQSPFDAWVTLQGLETLPLRMERHCENATAVAEFLDDHPAVGWVTYPGLESHETHGNAETYLDGYGGMVTFGLADGYEAAKDLCETVELASFLANIGDAKTLVIHPASTTHSQLSEAEQRAAGVTPDMVRLSVGLEDVEDIVADLERGLP
- a CDS encoding pyridoxal-phosphate-dependent aminotransferase family protein, whose protein sequence is MTRKREYTDDYPDKTLYIPGPTEVREDVIEAMAQPMFGHRMDRMTDLYTTIVEDTKDFLGTDNDVIVLTASGTEFWEASTLNLVDDRMLVPTCGSFSERHANVAERLGKTVDRLEYEWGEAVKPEDVRAALEEPGADYDVVTCVMNESSTGVRNPIEEIGDVVAEYPDTYFVVDAVSALGGDYVDIDAHDIDVIFASTQKAFAMPPGLAVCVVSEDAYDRELDTDSASWYGGFQRCLDYYDRKGQTHSTPAIPIMLAYRTQMKRMLEEGHAARDERHREMAEYTREWAREHFDTFPEAGYESQTVSCIENTQGIDVAATIDAVSEKYDMVFSNGYGSTLGEKTFRIGHMGEHDRESIEALTDAIEDVADL
- a CDS encoding ABC transporter ATP-binding protein; this encodes MAAIELDGVTKRFGDVTAVSDLDLTVPEGEVFGFLGPNGAGKSTTINMLLDFVRPTDGEVRVLGLDAGRESVAVRRRTGVLPEGYDVYHRLTGRKHVEFAMRSKEVDGDPDAVLERVGIADAADRKAGGYSKGMRQRLVLGMALVGEPDLLILDEPSSGLDPGGAREMRDIVRKEADRGATIFFSSHVLGQVEAVCDRVGIMREGELVAEDSIDGLREAVEGGETLVITVDAASEDDLDAVRALDGVSNAVTDGGTVTVTCDADAKTAVIGALEDVGVTVKDFQTEETSLEDLFLAYTEGKEVSV
- a CDS encoding ABC transporter permease subunit, with the protein product MTWTAVARKDFEDAIRSRWVAGLSALFVLLVSAAAYLVRPAPGQTISSNQVLNSLVVRDALVTTLVPLIALIVAYNAVVGERESGSLKLLLSLPHSRADVVFGKVLGRSGAIAAPIGVGFLLPAVILLVVPAVNFDVLSYVGYTLLTAILGVVFVSIAVGFSTAASSSRRAIAGAVGTYFLFVPLWGAVRFPLQLYLGMGGGPSWLPLTGQQVLRMLRLINPTGSFKIVSNAFLQGALYTEGSVNMQVSATLMLLVWILVPPLLGLLWFQEADL